One Acidobacteriota bacterium DNA segment encodes these proteins:
- a CDS encoding amino acid racemase: MAQHIGIVACSAEGAALCYRTICIEGAAVLGAHDHPEVSMHTHSLAEYKQYYPKGDWEGVARLMLSSAEKLAHAGADFLICPDNTIHAAFHLVAPQSRLPWLHIAEEVAKEAQRHGYKRVGVLGTYALTGSRVYPEKLCELGIACEFLDEAGRREIDRVIMDELVYGNFLPASLLYFQQAIEGLRDRGCDAVVLGCTEIPLLVQAGDSALPTLDSTRLLARAALKRALE, from the coding sequence ATGGCCCAGCACATCGGCATCGTGGCGTGCAGCGCGGAAGGCGCGGCGCTGTGTTATCGCACCATCTGCATCGAAGGCGCGGCGGTGCTCGGCGCGCACGACCATCCGGAAGTCTCCATGCACACGCACTCGCTCGCCGAGTACAAGCAGTACTATCCCAAAGGCGACTGGGAGGGCGTCGCGCGGTTGATGCTCTCGTCGGCGGAAAAGCTGGCGCACGCCGGCGCCGATTTCCTTATCTGCCCCGACAACACCATCCACGCGGCCTTCCATCTGGTGGCGCCACAATCGCGCCTGCCCTGGCTGCACATCGCGGAGGAAGTCGCGAAGGAAGCGCAGCGCCACGGGTATAAGCGCGTGGGCGTGCTCGGTACCTACGCGCTGACCGGCTCGCGCGTCTATCCGGAGAAACTCTGCGAGCTGGGCATCGCGTGCGAGTTCCTCGATGAAGCCGGACGCCGCGAGATCGACCGCGTCATCATGGACGAGCTCGTCTACGGCAACTTCTTGCCGGCGTCACTGCTGTACTTCCAACAGGCGATCGAAGGACTCCGCGACCGTGGCTGCGACGCCGTGGTGCTGGGCTGCACCGAGATCCCGCTACTCGTCCAGGCCGGGGACTCCGCGCTACCCACACTGGATTCCACGCGCCTGCTGGCGCGCGCGGCGTTGAAGCGGGCGTTGGAGTAG